From Mucilaginibacter rubeus, a single genomic window includes:
- a CDS encoding sulfotransferase — translation MINTTVKFTPRQTLIIAGMHRSGTSLVTNWLSRCGLQIGERLCGSGTGNVDGHFEDMEFLKLHEEILDRNSLETSGLIDKKDIEIPLYQLEKLKAVIGIKQQLYEQWAWKDPRTCLFLDTYAKLLPGARYLVILRNYQSVVTSLLRRDFVYVDKKYMARKYIQRLVWVHFRRARRLKAFYHDHAENYLKVWISYNEAILNSLKKLQPDDYLVINYSQLLENDSEVFSFLTDKWKFSLNYFDFKDVYKQELMNKADDISDFVADKTLLIKATYLLKRLGSYMRGSESFPGKV, via the coding sequence AGTCAAATTCACACCCCGGCAAACCTTAATTATTGCCGGCATGCACCGTTCAGGGACATCGCTTGTAACAAATTGGCTTAGCCGTTGCGGGCTGCAAATTGGCGAGCGCCTTTGCGGTAGCGGTACAGGCAATGTTGACGGGCACTTTGAAGATATGGAATTTTTGAAGCTGCACGAAGAGATCCTTGATCGCAACAGCCTGGAAACATCGGGGCTGATTGACAAAAAAGATATTGAGATCCCGCTTTACCAGTTGGAAAAGCTGAAAGCGGTTATCGGTATTAAACAACAGCTTTATGAACAATGGGCCTGGAAAGACCCGCGTACCTGTTTGTTTCTGGATACCTACGCCAAGTTGTTGCCCGGTGCAAGGTACCTGGTGATTTTGCGTAACTACCAGTCGGTGGTTACTTCATTGCTCAGACGCGATTTTGTTTACGTTGATAAAAAATACATGGCCCGTAAATATATTCAACGATTGGTTTGGGTTCATTTCAGACGGGCCCGGAGACTTAAGGCATTTTACCATGATCATGCCGAAAATTATTTAAAAGTGTGGATCAGCTATAATGAAGCCATTTTGAACTCGCTCAAAAAACTTCAGCCGGATGATTACCTGGTGATAAACTATTCCCAACTGCTTGAAAATGACAGCGAGGTTTTTTCATTTTTAACTGATAAATGGAAGTTTTCACTCAATTATTTTGATTTTAAAGACGTGTACAAACAGGAGCTCATGAATAAAGCCGATGATATCAGCGATTTTGTTGCCGATAAAACCCTGCTGATAAAGGCTACCTACCTGCTTAAACGCTTGGGAAGCTATATGCGGGGCAGCGAAAGCTTTCCGGGTAAGGTATAA
- a CDS encoding TonB-dependent receptor, protein MRFTITPICTFGKSAVMNVKNNFFKAFTCLLMILLLGNDVKAQTTTGSIKGTVKTADGKAAEFVNVVLTNTQFGATAGQTGHFTIKNVPTGTYTIVASFMGLQTQTKEVTVAAGETTTVNFVLSEGAKDLQEVYVKSAKHNKFLKKETEDVARLPLKNLENPQVYSVVTSELMKEQVVTSYVDGFKNIPGTGVPLVYNNGRTTLLSRGFVTGNFIRNSVAGYNFNSIDPADIEKIEAIKGPTGTLYNSSLASFGGLFNRVTKQPNETPRTEIAYQTGSFDLNRLTADVNMPLNKDKTVLFRVNAALHNEHSFQDAGFNRSFFVAPSITYIVNDRLTVDVDAEIGNSNATSAYRLAPDAKGKIFNIKDLGIDYKRSFANNSVDYQSRQIDLYSLINYKISDHWKSQTMFNKTYSSTKGYVTQLSLADTLIKQQAISQDYPYYITNVQQNFIGDFKIGHFRNRIVAGLEYYNQRSNWTNYTVTLPGISYKNPGAAYNNFNVDKISSLVAALAPNANSYVQNNQSSYAAYVSDVFNITERLNAMASLRIDRFINKGAYTPANGKTTGNFSQTALSPKFGLVYQLVKDQISLFGNYMNGFNNATPTATAFDNSTFKPQYANQWEVGVKVDAWDHKISSTVSYYNINVTNTIMDDLAHPGFITQAGTQLSKGIEAEVIANPFSGFNIVAGFAYNDSKITNGAASVQGLRPANSGPARLANIWMSYRIMHGSVQGLGFGVGGNYGSDSYQTNTQTFKFTIPSYTTVDATVFYDQPKYRVGFKLDNLTNEKYWSFRLAPQNPTRGTLSVSIKF, encoded by the coding sequence ATGCGTTTTACAATTACCCCTATTTGCACGTTTGGCAAGTCTGCCGTAATGAACGTTAAAAATAATTTCTTTAAAGCTTTTACCTGTTTGCTGATGATTTTGCTGTTGGGTAACGATGTAAAAGCTCAAACAACTACCGGTTCAATAAAAGGTACCGTAAAAACAGCTGACGGTAAAGCTGCCGAGTTTGTGAATGTAGTTTTAACCAATACGCAGTTTGGTGCCACCGCCGGGCAAACCGGGCATTTCACCATTAAAAATGTTCCGACAGGCACCTACACCATTGTTGCCAGCTTTATGGGTCTACAGACCCAAACCAAAGAGGTTACCGTTGCCGCAGGCGAAACCACCACCGTGAACTTTGTTTTATCCGAGGGCGCAAAAGACCTGCAGGAGGTTTATGTAAAAAGTGCAAAACACAACAAATTCCTGAAAAAGGAGACTGAAGATGTTGCCCGTTTGCCGTTAAAGAACCTCGAGAACCCACAGGTATATAGTGTAGTGACCAGCGAGCTGATGAAAGAGCAGGTGGTAACCAGTTATGTAGATGGTTTTAAAAACATTCCGGGTACTGGCGTGCCTTTGGTTTACAATAATGGACGTACAACCTTATTATCGCGCGGTTTTGTTACCGGTAACTTTATCCGTAACAGTGTTGCCGGCTATAACTTTAACAGCATTGACCCTGCCGATATCGAAAAGATAGAAGCTATAAAAGGCCCTACCGGTACATTGTATAACAGCAGCCTTGCTTCATTTGGCGGTTTGTTTAACCGTGTTACCAAACAACCTAATGAAACGCCACGCACCGAAATTGCCTATCAAACCGGCAGTTTCGATCTTAACCGCCTTACTGCCGATGTTAATATGCCTTTAAATAAGGATAAAACCGTGCTGTTTCGTGTAAACGCCGCATTGCACAACGAGCATAGTTTCCAGGATGCAGGCTTTAATCGCAGTTTTTTTGTTGCGCCAAGTATTACTTACATTGTTAACGACCGCTTAACTGTTGATGTAGACGCCGAAATAGGTAATTCAAATGCTACATCGGCATACAGGCTTGCTCCGGATGCCAAAGGGAAAATTTTTAATATCAAAGATCTCGGCATCGATTATAAACGCTCATTTGCCAACAACAGTGTTGATTACCAGAGCAGGCAGATTGATCTTTACTCGCTGATCAACTACAAAATTTCGGATCACTGGAAATCGCAAACCATGTTTAACAAAACCTACTCATCAACCAAAGGTTATGTTACGCAGCTAAGCTTGGCCGATACCCTGATTAAGCAACAGGCCATCAGCCAGGATTATCCTTACTATATCACCAATGTTCAACAAAACTTTATCGGCGATTTTAAGATCGGTCATTTTCGTAACCGTATAGTTGCCGGTTTGGAATATTATAATCAAAGAAGCAATTGGACAAACTACACAGTTACCCTGCCTGGTATCAGCTATAAAAACCCTGGCGCGGCTTACAATAACTTTAATGTTGATAAAATATCGTCGCTGGTAGCGGCTTTAGCTCCCAACGCTAATTCGTACGTGCAGAATAATCAAAGCTCATACGCAGCCTATGTTTCGGATGTGTTTAATATTACCGAAAGATTGAACGCGATGGCCAGCCTCAGGATAGATAGGTTTATAAACAAAGGTGCCTATACACCGGCCAATGGTAAAACTACAGGCAATTTTAGCCAAACGGCATTATCGCCAAAATTTGGTTTGGTTTACCAGTTAGTTAAAGACCAGATCTCATTATTTGGTAACTACATGAATGGGTTTAATAATGCTACGCCTACTGCCACGGCCTTTGATAATTCAACCTTTAAACCACAGTATGCCAATCAATGGGAAGTTGGTGTAAAGGTTGATGCCTGGGATCATAAAATAAGCTCAACCGTAAGTTACTATAATATTAATGTAACCAATACCATCATGGACGATTTGGCCCATCCGGGTTTTATAACACAGGCTGGTACCCAATTAAGCAAAGGTATCGAAGCCGAAGTTATAGCCAATCCGTTTAGTGGCTTTAACATTGTCGCCGGTTTTGCTTATAATGATAGCAAAATAACTAACGGCGCTGCTTCAGTTCAGGGTTTACGCCCGGCTAATTCCGGCCCGGCCAGGTTGGCAAACATTTGGATGAGCTACCGTATTATGCATGGCAGCGTTCAGGGTTTAGGTTTTGGTGTGGGTGGCAATTACGGCAGCGATTCGTACCAAACCAATACGCAAACATTCAAGTTTACTATACCGTCATATACTACAGTTGATGCTACGGTATTTTACGATCAGCCTAAATACCGCGTAGGCTTTAAACTGGATAACCTTACCAACGAAAAATACTGGTCGTTCCGTTTGGCCCCGCAAAACCCAACCCGCGGAACATTGAGCGTGAGCATTAAGTTTTAA
- a CDS encoding zinc-dependent alcohol dehydrogenase family protein — MKALVFEQAGNAADVIQLKHLAYPKPARGQLLVRVKASPIHPADLLFIEGKYRYKPALPQIAGLEGAGYVEEAGHDSIIPKGSLVAFSKIGAWAQYVIVDEQDVVLLPDTFPVQKAAQLTLNPYTAYGLIQEAKVKSGDWLLLTAGHSTVSRIVIQLAAEKGICVIATVRHEEQKQELLALKAEQVIVPAPGELKQTINELTKGKGIKAAVDAVGGPLATEIISSLSPGGRLIAYGLLDPKPTSYLNAEVVFKNLMIKGFGVRGYVEGLSHEERTHMISHLVHSIGRAEFKLSPAATYPVDEFGQALAYDKGGKVLLEF; from the coding sequence ATGAAAGCATTGGTTTTTGAGCAGGCGGGCAATGCCGCTGATGTGATTCAACTAAAACATTTGGCTTACCCCAAACCGGCCCGCGGCCAGTTACTTGTCAGGGTAAAGGCCAGTCCTATACACCCGGCCGATCTGCTTTTCATCGAAGGGAAATATCGCTATAAACCTGCGTTACCTCAAATAGCTGGCCTGGAAGGTGCAGGTTATGTAGAGGAAGCAGGTCACGATAGTATTATCCCCAAAGGGAGCCTTGTAGCATTTAGCAAAATAGGGGCATGGGCGCAATACGTGATAGTTGATGAGCAGGATGTAGTATTATTACCCGATACTTTCCCAGTACAAAAAGCAGCTCAGCTCACGCTCAATCCTTATACCGCTTATGGTTTAATACAGGAAGCAAAAGTTAAAAGTGGCGATTGGCTACTGCTCACCGCAGGCCACTCTACAGTATCGCGCATAGTAATACAACTGGCCGCCGAGAAAGGCATTTGCGTAATAGCCACCGTACGGCACGAAGAACAAAAACAAGAGTTACTGGCGCTAAAGGCCGAACAGGTAATTGTTCCCGCCCCGGGGGAGCTTAAACAAACTATTAATGAGCTTACTAAAGGCAAGGGGATCAAAGCCGCAGTGGATGCGGTTGGCGGTCCCCTGGCTACCGAAATAATTTCGTCATTATCTCCCGGCGGACGCCTTATTGCTTATGGATTACTTGATCCTAAACCAACATCTTATTTAAATGCCGAGGTCGTTTTTAAAAACCTGATGATTAAAGGATTTGGTGTAAGGGGCTATGTTGAAGGCTTATCGCACGAGGAAAGAACACATATGATCAGCCATCTGGTACACTCTATTGGCCGGGCCGAATTTAAGCTTTCGCCGGCGGCAACCTACCCGGTTGATGAGTTTGGGCAGG
- a CDS encoding DUF4291 domain-containing protein: MNIITEFYNQGLEHWPKTGQHILAHQTDEEIVVYQAYKKSIAKFAVENQFLGGSEYSYNRMSWIKPNFLWMMYRCGWAEKENQESVLALWIQKKDFEAILNEAVISSFSPQYHDSHEQWRTELNGKEVRLQWDPDHDPYGRKQERRAIQLGLKGEMLENFGKKQISRIEDITGFVKQQKQLLDTGRLHELEIPLERFYKTTNEALNKRVGID, translated from the coding sequence ATGAATATTATAACAGAATTTTACAATCAGGGCCTCGAACATTGGCCCAAAACGGGGCAGCATATTCTTGCCCATCAAACAGACGAAGAAATTGTGGTTTACCAGGCCTACAAAAAAAGTATTGCAAAGTTCGCCGTCGAAAACCAGTTTTTGGGTGGAAGCGAATACAGCTACAACCGCATGTCGTGGATTAAGCCCAATTTTTTATGGATGATGTACCGCTGCGGCTGGGCCGAAAAAGAAAACCAGGAAAGTGTACTGGCTTTGTGGATCCAGAAAAAAGATTTCGAGGCTATATTAAATGAGGCCGTGATCTCGTCCTTTAGTCCCCAATATCATGACAGCCATGAACAATGGCGGACCGAGTTAAATGGGAAAGAAGTACGCCTGCAATGGGATCCGGATCATGACCCTTACGGACGTAAACAGGAACGCCGGGCAATACAATTAGGATTAAAAGGGGAGATGCTTGAAAACTTCGGCAAAAAGCAAATTTCCCGCATTGAGGATATCACCGGTTTTGTAAAGCAACAAAAACAATTGCTGGATACCGGCAGACTTCATGAACTGGAAATCCCCCTTGAACGGTTTTACAAAACAACCAATGAAGCTTTGAATAAGCGAGTTGGTATAGATTGA
- a CDS encoding porin family protein: MKLPLTLSFLLLLACLKLSAQTKAIQFGIKAGIATTSLSRTPGTDIKLDKADKSGFGYFAGAFASLNFNRFSLQPAVIFNSSVNKTTENIISGDIVYRQYGKWHLYYLQVPVNLVYNIPVQGGNFYMGAGPYITKILSGRFTPDPNPALPYAYGVPNFPPFNASFSGINSNFKSFDYGANAVAGFALDNGFMINAVYNLGITNIQGNDRYLYESTKTRSLGIALGYKF, translated from the coding sequence ATGAAATTACCTTTAACCTTATCATTCCTGTTATTATTGGCATGCTTAAAATTATCCGCTCAAACCAAAGCCATTCAGTTTGGTATTAAAGCAGGAATTGCAACAACTTCGTTATCGCGCACTCCCGGTACAGATATCAAGCTTGATAAGGCCGATAAAAGCGGGTTCGGTTATTTTGCAGGAGCTTTTGCCAGCCTCAATTTTAATCGGTTTTCTTTGCAGCCCGCTGTTATTTTCAATTCATCTGTAAATAAAACCACCGAAAATATAATAAGCGGCGACATCGTTTATCGTCAGTATGGTAAATGGCATTTGTATTACTTACAGGTGCCCGTTAACCTGGTATATAATATTCCGGTACAGGGGGGCAATTTTTATATGGGCGCTGGCCCATACATAACCAAAATTTTATCGGGTAGATTTACACCAGATCCTAACCCGGCTTTACCCTATGCATACGGAGTGCCGAATTTTCCTCCTTTTAATGCGAGTTTTAGTGGCATCAACAGCAATTTTAAATCGTTTGATTACGGCGCGAACGCGGTTGCCGGTTTCGCCCTGGATAACGGTTTTATGATCAACGCTGTTTATAACTTAGGGATAACTAATATCCAGGGAAATGACAGGTATCTGTACGAAAGCACAAAAACCAGGAGCCTGGGTATAGCTTTGGGCTATAAATTTTAG